A stretch of the Bacillus sp. FJAT-18017 genome encodes the following:
- a CDS encoding heptaprenylglyceryl phosphate synthase: MYDYREWRHVFKLDPAKELSDKDLEIICESGTDAVMIGGTDGVTLEKVLDLMARVRRYTVPCVLEISNLDSVSPGFDLYFVPSVLNSRDPKWINGLHFEAVREFGHMVDWDEFAMEAYIILNEDCKAARLTKADTTLSVEDVQAYAMMAEKMFGMPIVYLEYSGAFGDPEIVSAAKTSLEKSILFYGGGIRTKEQAVEMSRHADVIVVGNIIYENLQQALETVKAVRSGK, translated from the coding sequence ATGTACGATTACCGCGAATGGCGCCATGTATTCAAGCTTGACCCGGCCAAGGAGCTATCTGATAAGGACCTTGAAATAATTTGTGAATCAGGTACGGATGCCGTTATGATAGGGGGAACGGACGGAGTCACACTTGAAAAGGTACTTGACTTGATGGCAAGAGTTCGCCGTTATACCGTTCCATGTGTCCTGGAGATTTCGAATCTTGATTCTGTTTCGCCTGGGTTTGATCTCTACTTCGTTCCGTCTGTTTTGAATAGCCGCGACCCAAAGTGGATCAATGGCCTTCATTTTGAGGCAGTTAGGGAATTTGGGCATATGGTGGATTGGGACGAGTTCGCCATGGAAGCGTATATTATTCTTAACGAAGACTGCAAGGCAGCAAGACTGACAAAAGCAGATACAACTCTGTCAGTCGAGGATGTACAGGCCTATGCAATGATGGCGGAAAAGATGTTTGGAATGCCAATTGTTTATCTTGAATATAGTGGAGCCTTTGGTGACCCAGAAATAGTGTCTGCTGCGAAAACAAGTCTTGAGAAATCCATTCTTTTTTATGGAGGAGGAATCCGGACAAAGGAGCAGGCAGTAGAAATGTCCAGGCATGCTGATGTAATTGTTGTTGGCAATATCATATATGAAAACTTGCAACAGGCACTTGAAACTGTAAAAGCAGTTCGCTCTGGAAAATAA
- the purB gene encoding adenylosuccinate lyase, protein MIDRYTRPEMGKVWNEENRFGAWLEVEILACEAWAELGDIPYEDVRKIRENAGFDVSRIKEIEEETRHDVVAFTRAVSETLGEERKWVHYGLTSTDVVDTALSYLLKQANEIIREDIGRFIAVLKEKAQEHKYTVMMGRTHGVHAEPTTFGLKLALWHEEMKRNLNRFNEAAKGVEAGKISGAVGTYANIDPFVEKYVCENLGLEPAPISTQTLQRDRHAHYLSIVALIATSIEKFAVEVRGLQKSETREVEEFFAKGQKGSSAMPHKRNPIGSENMAGLSRVIRGHMLTAYENVPLWHERDISHSSAERIILPDATILLNYMLNRFSNIVKNLTVYPENMKRNMGSTLGLIYSQRVLLALIDKGLSREKAYDTVQPRAMEAWEKQVPFQELLETDEAVTSLLTKEELNECFDYSYHLQHVDTIFKRLGL, encoded by the coding sequence ATGATAGACCGTTACACTAGACCTGAGATGGGTAAAGTTTGGAATGAAGAAAACAGATTTGGCGCATGGCTGGAAGTGGAAATATTAGCGTGCGAGGCATGGGCCGAATTGGGTGATATTCCTTATGAAGATGTTCGGAAAATCCGTGAAAACGCTGGATTTGATGTAAGCCGTATTAAAGAAATCGAGGAAGAAACCCGTCATGATGTGGTGGCTTTTACAAGGGCTGTTTCGGAAACACTTGGTGAAGAGCGAAAATGGGTTCATTATGGACTGACCTCTACAGATGTCGTTGACACGGCTTTATCTTATCTTCTCAAACAGGCAAATGAAATTATCAGGGAGGATATCGGGAGGTTTATCGCGGTCTTGAAGGAAAAGGCTCAGGAGCACAAGTACACTGTCATGATGGGCCGTACCCATGGAGTCCATGCTGAACCTACTACGTTTGGACTTAAACTGGCATTGTGGCATGAAGAAATGAAACGGAATCTGAATAGATTTAATGAGGCGGCTAAAGGTGTGGAAGCCGGTAAAATTTCCGGTGCAGTTGGTACCTATGCGAATATTGACCCTTTTGTTGAAAAATATGTTTGCGAAAATTTAGGCCTTGAACCGGCTCCAATATCCACACAAACACTTCAGCGTGACCGGCATGCCCATTACTTATCTATAGTGGCTTTGATTGCTACCTCCATTGAAAAATTTGCTGTGGAAGTCCGCGGGCTTCAAAAAAGCGAAACTCGTGAAGTAGAGGAGTTTTTTGCAAAAGGCCAAAAGGGATCATCGGCAATGCCGCACAAACGCAACCCAATTGGTTCGGAAAATATGGCGGGTCTTTCGAGGGTTATTCGCGGACATATGCTGACTGCTTATGAAAACGTACCGTTATGGCATGAAAGGGATATTTCTCATTCTTCTGCGGAAAGGATTATCCTTCCTGACGCGACGATTCTTCTAAATTATATGCTTAACCGATTTAGTAATATTGTGAAGAACCTGACAGTCTATCCGGAGAACATGAAGAGGAATATGGGTAGCACACTGGGACTAATCTACTCTCAAAGAGTCCTGCTTGCACTAATCGACAAGGGTCTTTCTCGAGAGAAGGCTTACGATACAGTACAGCCTCGGGCGATGGAGGCATGGGAAAAGCAAGTTCCATTCCAGGAATTATTGGAAACGGATGAAGCTGTGACATCTCTTTTAACAAAAGAGGAACTGAATGAGTGCTTTGATTATAGCTACCATCTACAACATGTCGATACAATTTTCAAAAGGCTTGGATTATAA
- a CDS encoding DUF3048 domain-containing protein, whose product MRKWAVALVACLLLLSACSKEAPKTADKEKKKAVASEKQGKDLPYTFPLTGIGSESSTDGRAFAVMINNFPKARPQSGLHKADIVYEMLAEGEITRFLAVFQSEKPETVGPVRSARDYYLHLAKGLDSIFIAHGYSKEAKQMLSNGFIDNINGIAYDGTLFKRADFRVAPHNSYITFDNMLKGSKKLGFDLYKTPRPFTFLKENAVKGLSGKEASYASVAYFSNDIYTSVYEYDTALGKYKRYSNGELTIDLDTKQPILLDNIFITEMSHTPAGEGGLRDIDLESGGKGLLLQRGKAIEVEWKNSGGRILPYLNGAEAGLVPGKTWVNIIPQDPGIPGSVSLEAN is encoded by the coding sequence ATGAGAAAATGGGCTGTTGCATTAGTGGCATGTTTGCTGCTTTTATCGGCATGCAGCAAAGAAGCACCAAAGACAGCAGATAAAGAAAAGAAAAAAGCTGTAGCTTCTGAAAAGCAAGGGAAGGATCTTCCGTACACATTCCCGTTAACAGGGATCGGCTCAGAAAGTTCTACCGATGGCAGGGCATTTGCTGTTATGATTAATAATTTTCCAAAGGCCAGGCCGCAATCCGGGCTGCACAAGGCAGATATTGTTTATGAAATGCTCGCAGAAGGGGAAATCACCCGATTCCTTGCAGTGTTTCAAAGTGAAAAGCCGGAAACGGTAGGACCAGTCAGGAGCGCACGGGATTATTATCTTCATCTTGCCAAAGGCCTGGACAGTATTTTTATAGCTCATGGGTACAGCAAGGAAGCAAAACAGATGCTCAGCAACGGTTTCATTGACAACATTAATGGAATTGCCTATGATGGGACGCTGTTCAAGCGCGCAGATTTTAGAGTGGCACCGCATAATTCATACATCACTTTCGATAATATGCTAAAAGGATCAAAGAAGCTCGGATTTGACCTTTATAAGACGCCAAGGCCATTTACTTTCTTGAAAGAAAATGCTGTTAAGGGACTTTCGGGGAAAGAAGCTTCTTATGCCAGTGTTGCCTATTTTTCAAATGATATTTACACCTCTGTTTATGAATATGATACTGCGCTGGGGAAATATAAGCGTTATAGCAACGGCGAACTAACTATTGACCTTGATACAAAACAGCCTATCCTACTGGATAATATTTTTATAACAGAAATGAGCCACACACCAGCAGGAGAGGGCGGCCTGCGTGATATTGACCTTGAAAGCGGAGGCAAGGGCCTCCTTTTACAAAGGGGAAAAGCCATTGAGGTTGAGTGGAAAAACAGCGGTGGAAGAATCCTGCCCTATTTAAATGGAGCGGAGGCGGGGCTTGTACCGGGTAAAACCTGGGTCAACATTATCCCGCAGGATCCCGGAATTCCTGGAAGCGTATCGCTTGAAGCAAACTAG
- a CDS encoding DUF421 domain-containing protein — MLYGTIALKLIVGFFALVAVTRILGKKEMSQVTPYDFVYAIILGGIIEESIYDEKVSILHVLFGVAVWGIVIFAVEKLTEKYDKIRKPLKGSVSVLIKDGEIDHKEMKKNSLEMEQLRSLLRTQGVFSLKEVKYVFMETGGQISVMKYASADPVTPEILNVDTKDEEPALMLVDEGRIVEEDLKKTGKDEKWLKDELRKEGYDDISTIYYAEWSKQGGFYIKEFEKEECRG; from the coding sequence ATGTTATACGGAACTATTGCACTGAAACTTATAGTTGGATTTTTTGCCTTGGTGGCTGTAACAAGAATTCTTGGGAAGAAGGAAATGTCCCAGGTGACGCCGTACGATTTTGTATACGCAATAATTTTAGGCGGGATAATCGAGGAATCGATTTATGATGAAAAAGTATCCATACTTCATGTCTTATTTGGAGTCGCAGTATGGGGTATTGTCATATTTGCAGTAGAAAAGCTAACCGAAAAATATGATAAAATTCGCAAGCCTTTAAAAGGTTCCGTCTCTGTACTTATAAAGGACGGGGAAATAGACCACAAGGAAATGAAGAAAAACTCTTTAGAAATGGAGCAGCTCCGCTCCTTGCTTAGAACTCAGGGTGTCTTTTCATTAAAAGAAGTAAAATATGTCTTTATGGAAACAGGCGGTCAAATCAGTGTTATGAAATATGCAAGTGCGGATCCGGTAACCCCGGAAATTTTGAACGTAGATACAAAAGATGAGGAGCCTGCGTTAATGCTTGTTGACGAGGGGAGAATTGTAGAAGAAGACCTGAAGAAAACCGGCAAGGATGAAAAATGGCTTAAGGATGAGTTAAGGAAAGAAGGATATGATGATATCAGTACAATCTATTACGCCGAATGGTCCAAGCAGGGCGGCTTTTATATCAAAGAATTTGAAAAAGAAGAATGCCGCGGTTGA
- a CDS encoding adenine deaminase C-terminal domain-containing protein — translation MLEQRYRWKNKQLREHVEVLDGKRAPTIVLTNATYLNQAFNKWMTANIWIYEDRIVYVGNKLPSNLVNSSTIDCSGKYLVPGYIEPHAHPFQLYNPHSFAAYASLRGTTTILNDNLSLILLLERKQAFSLMKDMRSLPASIFWWCRFDPQTEIRNEEEVFSHGTIKSWLEHDAVLQGGELTGWPKLLAGDDMMLHWIQEAKRMRKQIEGHFPGASEKTLAKMMLLGADCDHEAMTGEEVYERLLQGYTVSLRHSSIRPDLPKLLDEMNDLGIDVYDRLIFTTDGSSSRFHRDGVIDMMIKIAIEKGIPPIDAYNMATINPARYYNIGHIHGNIATGRVANINFLDSIEEPCPVSVLARGKWVKRDGEVVEHFPELDWDSYGLNSLELDWELSMDDLQFSMPFGIKLENAVITKPYSINLEVSRDTLSDSHDECFFMLIDRKGKWRINTILKGFANKLQGMASSFSNTGDILLIGKSKADLLHAFRRMKEIGGGIVIAEGGETICELPLELGGLMTKEPLEKLIEKEQILHDVLKERGYSFGDPVYSLLFFSSTHLPYVRITQQGMYDVMNKNILFPSIMR, via the coding sequence ATGCTTGAACAACGATACCGTTGGAAAAATAAGCAACTTCGCGAACACGTTGAAGTGTTGGATGGCAAACGTGCCCCAACCATCGTTTTAACAAATGCAACCTATTTAAACCAGGCATTTAATAAATGGATGACGGCTAATATATGGATTTATGAAGACCGGATAGTATATGTAGGAAACAAACTGCCGTCTAATCTTGTGAATAGCAGCACAATAGATTGTTCCGGTAAATATCTTGTTCCAGGATATATTGAACCGCATGCACATCCATTTCAGTTATATAATCCCCACTCGTTTGCTGCCTATGCATCACTTCGGGGGACAACAACCATTTTGAATGACAATCTATCATTAATCCTTCTTTTGGAAAGAAAACAGGCATTTTCATTAATGAAAGATATGCGAAGTTTACCAGCGAGCATATTTTGGTGGTGCCGATTCGATCCGCAAACAGAAATTCGGAATGAGGAAGAGGTTTTTTCACACGGAACAATCAAGTCCTGGCTGGAGCATGACGCAGTCCTTCAGGGCGGGGAATTAACAGGCTGGCCGAAACTGCTAGCCGGGGACGACATGATGCTCCACTGGATTCAGGAAGCAAAGCGGATGCGGAAGCAAATTGAAGGGCATTTTCCAGGGGCATCTGAGAAAACCTTGGCAAAAATGATGCTGCTAGGTGCGGATTGTGACCATGAAGCGATGACAGGTGAGGAAGTATATGAACGGCTCCTCCAGGGCTACACTGTTTCCTTGAGGCATTCTTCTATCAGGCCTGATCTTCCCAAGCTTTTGGACGAAATGAACGACTTGGGCATAGATGTGTATGATCGTTTGATTTTTACCACGGATGGCTCTTCTTCACGGTTTCATAGGGATGGGGTCATCGACATGATGATTAAGATTGCTATTGAAAAAGGTATTCCCCCTATCGATGCTTACAATATGGCAACCATTAATCCAGCAAGGTATTACAATATTGGCCATATCCATGGGAATATTGCTACCGGCAGAGTCGCGAATATCAATTTCCTGGATAGCATTGAAGAGCCTTGTCCGGTATCGGTTCTCGCTAGAGGAAAATGGGTGAAAAGAGATGGCGAAGTTGTTGAGCATTTCCCTGAACTGGATTGGGACAGTTATGGCTTAAACTCGCTTGAACTGGATTGGGAGTTATCAATGGATGATCTTCAATTCTCGATGCCGTTTGGAATAAAATTAGAAAACGCTGTAATTACAAAGCCGTACTCAATTAATTTGGAAGTTTCGAGAGACACACTTTCTGATAGCCATGACGAATGCTTTTTTATGTTGATAGACAGGAAAGGGAAATGGAGAATTAACACGATCCTTAAAGGTTTTGCGAATAAGCTTCAGGGGATGGCGAGCTCTTTTTCAAATACTGGCGATATTTTGTTGATTGGCAAAAGCAAGGCCGATCTTCTCCACGCCTTCCGTCGAATGAAGGAAATTGGCGGTGGGATTGTGATTGCTGAAGGTGGAGAAACCATTTGTGAACTACCATTGGAACTTGGCGGCCTAATGACTAAAGAGCCACTTGAAAAGCTAATTGAAAAAGAACAAATTCTTCATGATGTTTTAAAGGAGAGAGGCTATTCGTTTGGCGATCCTGTTTATAGCCTGCTGTTCTTTTCTTCAACCCATCTTCCCTATGTAAGGATTACGCAGCAGGGAATGTATGATGTTATGAATAAAAATATACTCTTTCCGTCAATAATGCGTTAA
- a CDS encoding NETI motif-containing protein, with product MGKKQLFEVLENESINDCLNRMKAQGFRPVGRIERPIFKEEGSDIVPVGRKFLFEGKPLEKE from the coding sequence ATGGGGAAAAAGCAGCTATTTGAAGTGCTTGAAAATGAATCAATTAATGATTGTCTCAATCGAATGAAAGCACAAGGGTTTCGCCCGGTAGGCCGAATTGAACGGCCTATTTTCAAAGAAGAGGGTTCGGACATAGTTCCTGTGGGCCGAAAATTTCTATTTGAAGGAAAACCTTTGGAAAAAGAGTGA
- a CDS encoding YerC/YecD family TrpR-related protein: protein MQINKLRGKELDQLFNAILSLEDLEECYRLFDDLCTVNEIQSLAQRLEVARMLREGKTYHKIESETGASTATISRVKRCLNYGNDGYEMVLERVKEPAGTVTEE from the coding sequence ATGCAAATCAATAAATTAAGAGGAAAAGAACTAGACCAGCTTTTCAATGCAATCCTTTCTTTGGAAGACCTTGAGGAATGCTATCGATTGTTCGATGATTTATGTACAGTCAATGAAATCCAGTCGCTTGCTCAGCGGCTTGAGGTGGCAAGAATGCTTCGTGAAGGCAAGACCTACCACAAGATAGAAAGTGAGACAGGAGCAAGCACAGCAACCATTTCTCGGGTTAAGCGCTGCCTGAATTATGGAAACGATGGGTATGAAATGGTGCTTGAACGGGTTAAGGAGCCAGCCGGGACAGTAACGGAAGAATAA